A section of the Papio anubis isolate 15944 chromosome 16, Panubis1.0, whole genome shotgun sequence genome encodes:
- the SHISAL1 gene encoding protein shisa-like-1 codes for MTSCGQQSLNVLAVLFSLLFSAVLSAHFRVCEPYTDHKGRYHFGFHCPRLSDNKTFILCCHHNNTVFKYCCNETEFQAVMQANLTASSEGYMHNNYTALLGVWIYGFFVLMLLVLDLLYYSAMNYDICKVYLARWGIQGRWMKQDPRRWGNPARAPRPGQRAPQPQPSPGPLPQAPQAVHTLRGDAHSPPLMTFQSSSA; via the exons ATGACCAGTTGTGGCCAGCAGTCCTTGAACGTGCTCGCCGTCCTCTTCTCGTTGCTGTTTTCCGCAG TCTTGTCTGCACATTTCCGGGTCTGTGAACCGTACACAGACCACAAAGGCCGCTACCACTTCGGCTTCCACTGCCCCCGGCTCTCGGACAACAAGACCTTCATCCTCTGTTGTCACCATAACAACACGGTCTTCAAATACTGCTGCAACGAGACGGAGTTCCAGGCGGTGATGCAGGCAAACCTCACGGCCAGCTCCGAGGGTTACATGCACAA CAATTACACCGCCTTGTTGGGAGTGTGGATCTATGGCTTTTTCgtgttgatgctgctggttctGGACCTTTTGTATTACTCGGCAATGAACTACGACATCTGCAAGGTCTACCTGGCACGGTGGGGCATCCAGGGACGATGGATGAAACAGGACCCCCGGCGGTGGGGGAACCCTGCTCGGGCCCCTCGGCCAGGGCAGCGGGCCCCACAGCCGCAGCCTTCCCCAGGCCCACTGCCGCAAGCCCCCCAGGCCGTGCACACGCTGCGGGGAGATGCTCACAGCCCACCGCTGATGACCTTCCAGAGTTCGTCTGCCTG